In Actinoplanes sp. NBC_00393, a single genomic region encodes these proteins:
- a CDS encoding SGNH/GDSL hydrolase family protein gives MTRYVAIGDSFTEGLGDTQPDGTERGWADLVAAGIAAGEGETIQYANLAIRGRLLEPIVTEQLDAALALSPQPTLLSLNGGGNDMMRPGGDLAHLVRLTERAVQRCNEAGVRVLLLSGADPSGHLPFGSRMRPKGAALTDAVRGFVDRYDVVFVDMFNDREIQRRDYWSTDRLHLNANGHRRVASKVLTALGYPTEAHVIAPGPAASLNLIAEARYYREHVLPWIQRRLAGRSSGDNRTGKYVDWVPVSSPAVPERS, from the coding sequence ATGACGCGGTATGTCGCGATCGGGGACAGCTTCACCGAAGGGCTGGGCGACACCCAGCCGGACGGGACCGAGCGTGGCTGGGCCGACCTGGTCGCCGCCGGCATCGCAGCCGGTGAGGGCGAGACGATTCAGTACGCGAATCTCGCCATCCGCGGCCGCCTGCTGGAACCGATCGTCACCGAGCAACTCGACGCGGCACTGGCTCTCTCCCCGCAGCCGACCCTGCTCTCGCTCAACGGCGGCGGCAACGACATGATGCGCCCAGGCGGTGACCTGGCCCACCTCGTCCGGCTGACCGAACGCGCGGTGCAGCGGTGCAACGAGGCGGGCGTACGCGTCCTGCTCCTCAGCGGCGCCGACCCGTCCGGGCATCTGCCGTTCGGCAGCCGGATGCGCCCGAAGGGCGCGGCCCTGACCGATGCGGTCCGCGGGTTCGTGGACAGGTACGACGTCGTCTTCGTCGACATGTTCAACGACCGGGAGATCCAGCGGCGCGACTACTGGTCGACCGACCGCCTGCACCTGAACGCGAACGGACATCGCCGGGTCGCCAGCAAGGTGCTCACCGCGCTCGGCTACCCGACCGAGGCACACGTCATCGCGCCCGGACCGGCTGCTTCACTGAACCTGATCGCCGAGGCCCGGTACTACCGCGAGCATGTCCTGCCGTGGATTCAGCGACGACTCGCCGGCCGGTCGTCCGGCGACAACCGGACCGGCAAGTACGTGGACTGGGTGCCGGTCAGCTCACCGGCAGTACCCGAGCGATCCTGA
- a CDS encoding ISAzo13 family transposase, whose amino-acid sequence MAVSEEERGRLAAKFEVILPHLDERQRRLLLGAEARVLGHGGIRAVARAAGVREGTVAAGVDELEAGVAPLGRVRRAGGGRKPVTEHDPALMPALLGLVEPDERGDPMSPLRWTTKSLRHLAQELAGRGHKAGPDTIAALLHGEGFSLQGNAKTLEGRRHPDRDAQFGYINEQVKDYLSSGDPVVSVDTKKKELVGAFANKGREWRPAGEPAVVRTHDFADPQLGQVIPYGVYDLAADTGWVAVGTDHNTAAFAVATLRRWWDGYGRDRYPNAGRLLITADAGGSNGYRTRAWKTDLAALAAEIGLPITVCHFPPGTSKWNRIEHRLFAHISMNWRARPLTSHETIVHTIAATTTSSGLRVHAELDTGHYPTGVVITDEQMSTLAIDRHDWHGDWNYTLRPDPATPAGEPATALPPLHHLAALVHPAITGMPDSAWNDLISRLTVPHQAQHEAFLHNLRGHARPRGGGRKIRVTLSHQLLATLLHDRYQLPRKVIADLFGVAGTTINVAIRNTRTLLTQIQHPIEPSNIRLTNHTDLAAHTRAAGFTAPALIKTAS is encoded by the coding sequence ATGGCGGTATCGGAGGAGGAACGGGGCAGGCTGGCAGCGAAGTTTGAGGTGATCTTGCCGCATCTGGACGAGCGGCAACGCCGGTTGCTGCTGGGTGCTGAGGCTCGGGTGCTGGGGCATGGCGGGATCCGGGCGGTAGCGCGAGCTGCCGGGGTCCGGGAGGGCACGGTGGCTGCGGGCGTCGATGAGTTGGAGGCCGGGGTGGCGCCGCTGGGCCGGGTCCGCCGTGCCGGTGGCGGCCGGAAGCCGGTGACCGAACATGATCCCGCTCTGATGCCGGCGTTGTTGGGGCTGGTCGAGCCGGACGAGCGGGGGGACCCGATGTCGCCGCTGCGATGGACGACGAAGTCGTTGCGCCACCTTGCGCAGGAACTGGCCGGGCGGGGTCATAAGGCCGGGCCGGACACGATCGCTGCTCTGCTGCACGGTGAGGGATTCAGCCTTCAGGGCAATGCCAAGACTCTGGAAGGCAGACGCCATCCCGACCGCGACGCCCAGTTCGGCTACATCAACGAGCAGGTCAAGGATTATCTGTCCAGCGGTGACCCGGTCGTCAGCGTCGATACGAAGAAGAAGGAACTCGTCGGCGCGTTCGCGAACAAGGGCCGCGAGTGGCGGCCTGCCGGTGAGCCGGCCGTAGTCCGCACCCACGACTTCGCCGATCCGCAGCTGGGACAGGTGATCCCCTACGGGGTCTACGACTTGGCCGCCGACACCGGCTGGGTCGCCGTCGGCACCGACCACAACACCGCCGCGTTCGCCGTCGCCACTCTGCGCCGCTGGTGGGACGGCTACGGCCGTGACCGCTACCCGAACGCCGGACGGCTCTTGATCACCGCGGACGCCGGCGGATCCAACGGCTACCGCACTCGCGCCTGGAAAACGGATCTGGCCGCTCTCGCCGCCGAAATCGGGCTACCGATCACCGTCTGCCACTTCCCGCCCGGCACCAGTAAATGGAACCGTATCGAGCATCGCTTGTTCGCCCACATCTCGATGAACTGGCGGGCACGACCCCTGACCAGCCACGAGACCATCGTCCACACGATCGCCGCGACCACCACCAGCAGCGGGCTGCGCGTGCACGCCGAACTCGACACCGGCCACTACCCGACCGGCGTCGTCATCACCGACGAGCAGATGAGCACCCTGGCCATCGACCGTCACGACTGGCACGGCGACTGGAACTACACCCTGCGCCCCGACCCGGCCACACCCGCCGGCGAACCCGCGACAGCCCTACCACCGCTGCATCACCTGGCCGCGCTGGTGCACCCGGCCATCACCGGCATGCCCGACAGCGCATGGAACGACCTGATCAGCCGGCTCACCGTTCCCCATCAAGCCCAACACGAAGCGTTCCTGCACAACCTGCGCGGCCACGCCCGGCCCCGCGGCGGCGGCCGCAAGATCCGCGTCACCCTCAGCCACCAACTACTGGCCACCTTGCTCCACGACCGCTACCAACTGCCCCGCAAGGTCATCGCCGATCTGTTCGGCGTCGCCGGCACCACCATCAACGTCGCCATCCGCAACACCCGCACCCTGCTCACCCAAATCCAGCACCCCATCGAACCCAGCAACATCCGCCTCACCAACCACACCGACCTCGCCGCTCACACCCGCGCCGCCGGATTCACCGCACCCGCCTTGATCAAAACAGCGAGTTAA